A genomic region of Gemmata massiliana contains the following coding sequences:
- a CDS encoding DUF1501 domain-containing protein has product MRDFGISRRDMLKSSGTGLGVLGLAGILANEARSAPVASANPLAPKVAHFPAKAKHVIHLFMNGGPSQVDTFDPKPELTKQHGKQAGSAGLKTERKTGALYKSPFSFKKYGQSGIEVSEIFPEIGACIDDICVVRSMHTNIPNHEPGLLLMTCGNTQPIRPSMGSWLTYGLGTENQNLPGFVVLCPGKPVVGPALWNNSFLPGVFQGCHIQNLDPKKVIEHIRNTSVSASTQREQLDLLNQLNGLHKDKRGSDDQLDARIQSLEIAYRMQTEAQEAFDVNREPVKIRDAYGKGYFADACLTARRLVERGVRMVQVFYGSGQPWDDHGEVEKGHRAKAKDSDKAVAALLRDLKQTGLLDETLVLWGGEFGRTPTSEGASGRDHNNHGFSVWMAGGGVKGGMTYGATDEFGFAAVDKKVHIHDLHATILHLMGIDHEKLTYRYSGRDFRLTDVAGTVVKDILK; this is encoded by the coding sequence ATGCGTGATTTCGGGATTTCGCGCCGCGACATGCTCAAGAGCAGCGGCACCGGACTCGGGGTACTCGGCCTCGCGGGAATCCTCGCGAACGAGGCCCGGTCCGCGCCCGTCGCGAGCGCGAACCCGCTCGCCCCGAAGGTCGCGCACTTCCCGGCGAAGGCCAAGCACGTCATCCACCTGTTCATGAACGGTGGCCCGTCGCAGGTGGACACGTTCGACCCCAAGCCCGAACTCACCAAGCAGCACGGCAAGCAGGCGGGTTCGGCGGGGCTGAAGACCGAGCGCAAAACCGGCGCGCTATACAAATCGCCGTTCAGCTTCAAGAAGTACGGTCAGTCCGGGATCGAGGTAAGCGAGATCTTCCCGGAGATCGGTGCGTGCATCGACGACATCTGTGTCGTCCGGTCGATGCACACGAACATCCCGAACCACGAGCCGGGCCTCCTGCTCATGACGTGCGGGAACACGCAACCCATCCGCCCGAGCATGGGGAGCTGGCTCACCTACGGTCTCGGTACCGAAAACCAGAACCTGCCCGGGTTCGTGGTGCTGTGCCCCGGGAAGCCCGTCGTCGGCCCCGCGCTGTGGAACAACAGCTTCCTGCCGGGCGTGTTCCAGGGGTGCCACATCCAGAACCTCGATCCCAAGAAGGTCATCGAGCACATCCGCAACACGAGCGTCTCCGCGAGCACGCAGCGCGAGCAACTGGACCTGCTCAACCAGCTCAACGGGCTGCACAAGGACAAGCGCGGGAGCGACGATCAACTCGATGCGCGCATCCAGTCGCTCGAAATCGCGTACCGCATGCAAACTGAGGCGCAGGAAGCGTTCGACGTGAACCGCGAACCGGTGAAAATCCGCGACGCTTACGGTAAAGGCTACTTCGCGGACGCCTGCCTCACGGCCCGGCGCCTGGTCGAGCGCGGCGTCCGGATGGTGCAGGTCTTCTACGGCAGCGGGCAACCGTGGGACGACCACGGCGAAGTCGAGAAGGGCCACCGTGCGAAGGCGAAGGACAGCGACAAGGCCGTGGCCGCGTTGTTGCGCGACCTGAAGCAAACCGGGCTGCTCGACGAAACTCTCGTGCTGTGGGGCGGCGAGTTCGGGCGCACCCCGACGAGCGAGGGGGCGAGCGGGCGCGACCACAACAACCACGGATTCAGCGTGTGGATGGCCGGCGGCGGCGTGAAGGGCGGGATGACCTACGGCGCGACCGACGAGTTCGGGTTCGCCGCGGTGGACAAGAAAGTCCACATTCACGACCTGCACGCGACCATCCTGCACCTGATGGGCATCGACCACGAAAAGCTGACGTACCGCTACAGCGGGCGCGACTTCCGCCTCACGGACGTCGCGGGCACCGTGGTGAAAGACATCCTGAAGTAA
- a CDS encoding PSD1 and planctomycete cytochrome C domain-containing protein: MLRIALVAVLVAPSVALAAAPAPLDAKKVEFFETKIRPVLVEQCYKCHSEEAVKDKKLKGGLKLDTKAALLAGGETGAALVPGKVDKGTLLQSMKYTDELKMPPKGKLPDAVIKDFEKWIADGAVDPREGGAVKVAGVDIEKGKQFWSFQPPKEVPVPGNAKHAIDGFVQAKWAEKGLTPVARADKRTLIRRAYYDLTGLPPTSETVDAFVADNSPTAFEKLIDSLLASPQYGEKWARHWLDVARFAEDQAHTFEVKPKAQAWRYRDWVVAAFNADMPYDQFVKLQIAGDSLPDAPSDPFIKFAGLGFLGLGAEYYKNTAAAQAIAEELDDRVDTLTRGFLGLTVACARCHDHKFDPIPTKDYYSIAGIYMGTTMSDAPLGPPDEVKAFTTAQTDLKKVNEKLKKTQAEIKAKKDSWPTRIAKLLTLKATTEELAKIKKNMPPPPPVAHVISGNGNGMKVYIRGNPATPGENAPKGFLQVLPSPSPAGNGYTRLDLANAIGSKDNPLTARVIVNRVWAWHFGRGLVNTPSNFGSLGDKPSHPELLDWLAVNFVKNGWSMKWLHKQIMTASAYQLSSSAESTTGPTTRDPRAEDAANVYLWRGTRKRLEIEDWRDSLLAVSGTLDPKFGGPTFDLRDANAKRRTLYAKISRHELDGLLRLFDFPDANVTADKRTVTTVPQQQLFALNSSFMVSQAEAFAKRVEKLGATDEDRVTGAYRVAFGRVPEKAELDLALRFLKLPPKTDDKLTRWQQFAQVLLASNELLYVD; the protein is encoded by the coding sequence ATGCTGCGAATCGCACTCGTTGCCGTGCTCGTTGCGCCGTCGGTCGCGCTGGCCGCGGCCCCTGCGCCGCTCGATGCGAAGAAGGTCGAATTCTTCGAGACGAAGATCCGGCCGGTGCTGGTCGAGCAGTGCTACAAGTGCCACTCCGAAGAGGCCGTAAAAGACAAGAAACTCAAGGGCGGCTTGAAGCTTGACACGAAGGCCGCGTTGCTCGCCGGCGGAGAGACCGGGGCCGCGCTGGTGCCGGGCAAGGTCGATAAGGGCACGCTCCTTCAATCGATGAAGTACACCGACGAACTGAAGATGCCGCCGAAGGGTAAGCTGCCGGACGCGGTCATCAAAGATTTCGAGAAGTGGATCGCGGACGGTGCCGTTGACCCGCGCGAAGGCGGGGCCGTTAAAGTGGCCGGTGTCGACATTGAGAAGGGCAAGCAGTTCTGGTCGTTCCAACCACCGAAGGAAGTACCCGTTCCGGGGAACGCCAAACACGCGATCGACGGCTTTGTTCAGGCGAAGTGGGCCGAAAAGGGGCTAACACCCGTCGCGCGGGCTGACAAGCGCACGCTGATTCGCCGCGCGTACTACGACCTCACCGGTCTCCCCCCCACGTCGGAAACCGTGGACGCCTTCGTTGCGGATAATTCACCGACCGCCTTCGAGAAGCTGATCGATTCACTGCTCGCATCGCCACAGTACGGCGAGAAATGGGCACGGCACTGGCTCGATGTCGCCCGTTTCGCCGAAGACCAAGCTCACACCTTCGAGGTGAAACCCAAAGCGCAAGCGTGGCGCTATCGCGACTGGGTGGTCGCCGCGTTCAACGCCGATATGCCTTACGACCAGTTCGTAAAGCTCCAGATCGCCGGGGACTCGCTGCCTGATGCGCCGAGCGACCCATTCATCAAGTTCGCGGGCCTCGGGTTCCTCGGGCTGGGGGCCGAATACTACAAGAACACCGCCGCGGCGCAAGCCATCGCAGAAGAACTCGACGACCGCGTGGACACGCTCACGCGCGGGTTCCTCGGACTGACCGTCGCATGCGCGCGGTGCCACGATCACAAGTTCGATCCCATCCCGACGAAGGACTACTACTCCATCGCGGGCATCTACATGGGCACGACCATGAGCGACGCCCCGCTCGGTCCGCCGGACGAAGTCAAGGCGTTCACAACGGCACAAACCGACCTCAAGAAAGTCAACGAGAAGCTCAAGAAAACCCAGGCCGAAATCAAGGCGAAGAAGGACTCTTGGCCGACGCGGATCGCGAAACTGCTCACGCTGAAAGCGACTACCGAAGAGCTTGCGAAAATCAAAAAGAACATGCCTCCGCCCCCTCCGGTCGCGCACGTCATCAGCGGTAACGGCAACGGCATGAAGGTGTACATTCGCGGGAATCCCGCGACCCCGGGCGAAAACGCGCCCAAGGGTTTTCTGCAAGTGCTTCCCTCGCCCTCCCCTGCGGGGAACGGCTACACCCGCCTCGACCTCGCGAACGCGATCGGGTCGAAGGACAACCCGCTGACGGCGCGTGTGATTGTGAACCGCGTCTGGGCGTGGCACTTCGGGCGCGGGCTGGTGAACACACCGTCCAACTTCGGGAGCCTCGGCGACAAGCCCAGTCACCCCGAACTGCTCGACTGGCTCGCGGTGAACTTCGTCAAGAACGGCTGGTCGATGAAATGGCTGCACAAGCAGATCATGACCGCGTCGGCGTACCAGCTCTCGTCGAGTGCGGAAAGTACAACCGGGCCCACAACTCGTGATCCTCGTGCGGAAGACGCCGCGAACGTGTACTTGTGGCGCGGAACGCGCAAGCGGCTGGAAATCGAGGACTGGCGCGACTCACTGCTCGCGGTCAGTGGCACGCTCGACCCGAAGTTCGGTGGGCCGACGTTCGACCTGCGCGACGCGAACGCGAAGCGCCGGACTCTCTATGCGAAGATCAGTCGCCACGAACTCGACGGACTGCTCCGCCTCTTCGACTTCCCCGATGCAAACGTGACCGCGGACAAGCGCACCGTCACCACGGTCCCGCAGCAACAGTTGTTCGCGCTGAACAGTTCGTTCATGGTTTCGCAGGCCGAGGCGTTCGCGAAACGGGTCGAGAAACTCGGGGCCACGGACGAAGATCGCGTGACGGGTGCATACCGCGTCGCCTTCGGGCGGGTACCGGAAAAAGCCGAACTGGATTTGGCGCTCCGGTTCTTGAAACTGCCGCCAAAAACTGACGACAAACTCACACGCTGGCAGCAGTTCGCCCAGGTGCTCCTCGCCAGCAACGAACTGTTGTACGTGGATTGA
- a CDS encoding zinc-binding alcohol dehydrogenase family protein produces the protein MKAIQLEQPKAFREIDLPEPAQPGPGDAVVRVFRVGVCGTDYSGYLGKMPFFSYPRIPGHELGVEVVAVGDGVTNVKPGDKAAVEPYINCQRCYSCARGHTNCCENHQTLGVHVDGGLRPLFTVPARKLHVSTKLSFEQLALVETLGIGLHAINRSNPRADETVFVIGAGPIGLSVIEFAKLAGAHIIVMDLNEQRLAFVREKMGVTETILSKGVLEDDVKTFTDLTNGKLGNVVVDATGSARSMVSAYNFVGFTGRLVWVGITQDPLTLTQPLMHRREMTFMASRNALSHEFTRIIRLIEGGMLNTNPWITHRAPMSDLIGVFPTWLKPEAGVVKAMVEVN, from the coding sequence ATGAAAGCCATTCAGCTCGAACAGCCCAAAGCCTTTCGCGAGATCGACTTGCCGGAGCCGGCGCAGCCGGGGCCGGGGGACGCGGTCGTGCGCGTGTTCCGCGTGGGCGTGTGTGGCACCGATTACAGCGGTTACCTCGGCAAGATGCCGTTCTTCAGTTACCCGCGCATCCCCGGGCACGAACTCGGCGTGGAAGTGGTCGCGGTCGGCGACGGCGTGACTAACGTGAAACCCGGCGATAAGGCCGCGGTGGAGCCGTACATCAACTGCCAACGGTGTTATTCGTGCGCGCGGGGGCACACCAACTGCTGCGAGAACCACCAGACGCTCGGCGTCCACGTGGACGGTGGGTTGCGCCCGCTGTTCACGGTGCCAGCCCGGAAGCTCCACGTCTCCACGAAGCTCTCGTTCGAGCAACTCGCGCTAGTGGAAACGCTCGGAATCGGGCTGCACGCGATCAACCGCTCGAACCCACGTGCGGACGAAACCGTGTTCGTCATCGGGGCCGGGCCGATCGGCCTCTCGGTGATCGAGTTCGCGAAACTGGCCGGGGCGCACATTATCGTGATGGACCTGAACGAACAGCGGCTCGCGTTCGTGCGTGAGAAAATGGGCGTGACCGAAACGATCTTGTCGAAGGGCGTTCTCGAAGACGACGTGAAGACGTTCACCGACCTGACCAACGGGAAGCTCGGTAACGTAGTGGTGGACGCGACGGGCAGCGCGCGGAGCATGGTGAGCGCGTACAACTTCGTCGGCTTTACCGGCCGGCTCGTGTGGGTGGGCATCACCCAAGACCCGCTGACGCTCACGCAGCCGCTCATGCACCGGCGCGAGATGACGTTCATGGCGAGCCGCAACGCCCTGAGCCACGAGTTCACTCGAATCATCCGCCTCATTGAGGGCGGGATGCTGAACACGAACCCGTGGATCACGCACCGCGCCCCGATGAGCGACCTGATCGGCGTCTTCCCGACGTGGCTGAAGCCAGAAGCGGGCGTCGTCAAGGCGATGGTCGAGGTGAACTGA
- a CDS encoding DMT family transporter: protein MHTTIFALLAMGAGACIALQASANGKFRQNIGDNPLFAAFFSICGTIITATLAMLILRPPAPSMAALRETPWWNWIGGPLGALIVLAGAALTSRLGAALFIALVVGGQLLCSLVLDHFALMGLKEQPVTAGRVLGALLVVVGVLCIKHL, encoded by the coding sequence ATGCACACCACAATTTTCGCGCTGCTGGCAATGGGTGCCGGCGCGTGTATTGCACTACAAGCCTCGGCTAACGGTAAATTCCGGCAGAACATTGGCGACAACCCGCTGTTCGCGGCGTTCTTCTCCATTTGTGGGACGATCATCACCGCGACCCTGGCGATGTTGATACTCCGACCACCGGCGCCCAGTATGGCCGCGTTGCGTGAAACGCCGTGGTGGAACTGGATCGGCGGGCCGCTCGGCGCTCTCATTGTACTCGCTGGGGCCGCGCTCACGTCGCGGTTAGGGGCCGCGCTCTTCATCGCGCTGGTGGTCGGCGGGCAATTGCTGTGTTCGTTAGTGCTCGATCACTTCGCGCTCATGGGGCTCAAAGAGCAACCGGTCACCGCGGGCCGCGTCCTCGGGGCGCTGCTCGTGGTGGTCGGTGTGTTGTGTATCAAGCACCTGTGA
- a CDS encoding carbon-nitrogen hydrolase family protein has translation MRLAFALFPFLAVLPAPTADPVMSPPVSKTVKVAAVQCSSDIGDVAGNTKKLTALTKEAAKAGAKFVVLPETSITGYLSQDLKTNWHVKGMLIEKQFEGKDPKDFAEEVPGASTKHFCALAKELNIYLTIPLLEVDFKNGKNDPRYFNTVCLANPKGELVAHYRKLTPWPYPEKSWATAGDRGVQIFDTEYGRVGLGICFDIHTILEKYEPHKIWCLLYPIAWVDTEHPAEWMWTKLPERVKPFKHHLVGANWSVDQKQEWRGYGFSVVISNEGKVIASAKSLYGSEIVYADLHTAK, from the coding sequence ATGCGTCTCGCGTTTGCGCTTTTTCCGTTCCTCGCGGTCCTTCCCGCACCCACCGCCGACCCGGTGATGTCGCCACCCGTGTCAAAGACCGTGAAAGTCGCAGCGGTGCAATGTTCATCTGATATCGGCGATGTGGCGGGCAACACCAAGAAGCTCACCGCGCTCACCAAAGAAGCCGCGAAAGCCGGCGCGAAGTTCGTTGTGCTGCCCGAAACCTCGATTACCGGTTACCTGTCGCAAGATCTCAAGACGAACTGGCACGTGAAGGGGATGCTCATCGAGAAACAGTTTGAAGGGAAAGACCCCAAAGACTTCGCCGAAGAAGTGCCGGGGGCGTCGACGAAACACTTCTGCGCGCTCGCAAAGGAACTGAACATCTACCTGACGATTCCGTTACTCGAAGTGGACTTCAAGAACGGTAAAAACGACCCGCGGTACTTCAATACGGTGTGCCTCGCCAACCCGAAGGGCGAGCTGGTCGCGCACTACCGCAAGTTGACCCCGTGGCCGTACCCGGAGAAGTCCTGGGCCACGGCCGGCGACCGCGGCGTGCAGATCTTCGACACTGAGTACGGCCGCGTAGGGCTGGGCATCTGCTTCGACATCCACACCATTCTGGAGAAGTACGAGCCACACAAGATCTGGTGCCTTTTGTACCCGATCGCGTGGGTGGACACGGAGCACCCGGCCGAGTGGATGTGGACGAAACTGCCCGAGCGCGTGAAGCCGTTCAAGCACCACCTCGTCGGCGCGAACTGGAGCGTCGATCAGAAACAGGAGTGGCGCGGGTACGGGTTCAGCGTCGTTATCTCGAACGAAGGGAAGGTTATCGCGAGCGCGAAGAGCCTGTATGGGAGCGAGATCGTCTACGCGGACCTGCACACCGCGAAGTGA
- the trpB gene encoding tryptophan synthase subunit beta, with amino-acid sequence MLTATAPAISAVPDARGRFGPYGGRFVPETLMFALEQLDAAYRDAKNDPAFDAEFHRLLNDYVGRPSRLYFAERLTKEAGGARIYLKREDLNHTGAHKINNALGQALITKRMGKTRVIAETGAGMHGVATATAAALFGMTCRVYMGSEDIRRQELNVFRMRAMGAEVFPVESGSKTLKDATNEAMREWMSSVEHTHYIIGSVVGPHPFPRMVRDFQSAIGIETKAQCLTQVGKLPDVVVACVGGGSNAAGMFYPFVDDTTVELVGVEAGGRSTKAGDHAATLSNGKPGVLHGSFSYVLQDDDGQTADVHSVSAGLDYPGVGPEHSYWHDANRVRYCSVTDKEALDAFHLCGRSEGILPALETSHAVVEAMKIAAKRSKDDVVVVCFSGRGDKDCAEVARLTAR; translated from the coding sequence ATGCTGACTGCAACAGCTCCTGCAATATCTGCCGTTCCCGACGCACGCGGGCGGTTCGGCCCCTACGGGGGCCGGTTCGTGCCCGAAACGCTCATGTTCGCGCTCGAACAACTCGACGCCGCGTACCGCGATGCGAAAAACGATCCGGCGTTCGATGCCGAGTTCCACCGCTTGCTGAACGACTACGTCGGGCGCCCGAGCCGACTGTACTTCGCCGAGCGCCTCACGAAAGAGGCCGGCGGTGCGCGCATCTACCTCAAACGCGAGGACTTGAACCACACCGGCGCCCACAAGATCAACAACGCGCTCGGTCAGGCGCTCATCACGAAGCGCATGGGCAAGACCCGCGTGATCGCGGAGACGGGCGCCGGGATGCACGGGGTCGCCACCGCGACCGCCGCGGCGCTCTTCGGCATGACGTGTCGCGTGTACATGGGTTCGGAAGACATTCGGCGGCAGGAACTGAACGTGTTCCGGATGCGCGCGATGGGCGCGGAAGTGTTCCCCGTCGAGAGTGGCAGCAAGACGCTGAAGGACGCGACGAACGAAGCGATGCGCGAGTGGATGAGCAGCGTAGAGCACACGCACTACATCATCGGCAGCGTAGTCGGTCCGCACCCGTTCCCGCGCATGGTGCGCGACTTCCAGTCGGCGATTGGTATTGAAACGAAGGCGCAGTGCCTCACGCAAGTGGGCAAGCTGCCGGATGTCGTCGTTGCGTGTGTGGGCGGCGGGTCGAACGCGGCGGGGATGTTCTACCCGTTCGTGGACGATACGACCGTGGAACTGGTGGGTGTCGAAGCCGGTGGGCGAAGCACCAAGGCGGGCGACCACGCGGCCACGCTGAGTAACGGCAAGCCGGGTGTGTTACACGGGAGCTTCAGCTACGTGCTTCAGGACGATGACGGTCAGACCGCGGACGTTCACAGTGTGAGTGCGGGGCTCGACTACCCTGGCGTCGGGCCGGAACACAGCTACTGGCACGACGCGAACCGTGTGCGATACTGTAGTGTTACCGACAAAGAAGCTCTCGACGCTTTCCACCTGTGTGGGCGGTCGGAAGGTATCCTCCCGGCCCTGGAAACATCGCACGCGGTGGTAGAAGCAATGAAGATCGCCGCGAAACGGTCGAAGGATGATGTGGTGGTGGTGTGCTTCTCCGGTCGCGGTGACAAAGACTGCGCGGAAGTGGCTCGGTTGACCGCACGTTGA
- the pstB gene encoding phosphate ABC transporter ATP-binding protein PstB → MALSGLALPRTSNTSDSPSADSLSEKLAVRGVNFWYGAKQALFDINLSVPERSVTALIGPSGCGKSTLLRLVNRMNDLIEGTQRTGNILLDGEDINASGHDVSALRRRVGMVFQKSNPFPKSIYENVAYGPRVSGDRNRARLDEIVARCLKRAALWNEVKDRLGSSALELSGGQQQRLCIARALATDPEVLLMDEPASALDPKSTQAIEDLIAELKREYTILIVTHNMQQAARVSDQTAFFFEGKLVESGPTEQMFRKPREKQTEDYITGRFG, encoded by the coding sequence ATGGCACTTTCCGGTTTGGCCCTCCCGCGCACCTCAAACACATCCGATTCCCCGTCCGCCGACTCCTTATCGGAGAAGCTCGCGGTCCGCGGGGTGAATTTCTGGTACGGCGCGAAGCAGGCGCTCTTCGACATCAACCTGAGCGTCCCGGAACGATCCGTTACGGCACTCATCGGCCCGAGCGGGTGCGGTAAGAGCACGCTGCTCCGCCTCGTGAACCGGATGAACGACCTGATCGAAGGAACTCAGCGCACCGGAAACATCCTGCTCGATGGCGAAGACATTAACGCCTCCGGTCACGACGTGTCAGCGCTCCGCCGGCGGGTGGGGATGGTGTTTCAGAAGTCGAACCCGTTCCCGAAATCGATCTACGAGAACGTGGCTTACGGTCCGCGCGTATCAGGTGATCGCAACCGGGCGCGTCTGGACGAGATCGTGGCCCGATGCCTCAAGCGCGCGGCGCTGTGGAACGAAGTGAAGGACCGCTTGGGATCGAGCGCCCTCGAACTGTCCGGTGGGCAGCAGCAGCGCCTGTGTATCGCCCGGGCATTGGCGACCGACCCCGAAGTGCTGCTCATGGACGAACCGGCCAGCGCGCTGGACCCCAAGAGCACCCAAGCCATCGAAGACCTGATCGCCGAACTGAAGCGCGAGTACACGATCCTCATCGTAACTCACAACATGCAGCAGGCAGCCCGTGTTTCGGACCAGACCGCGTTCTTCTTCGAGGGAAAACTGGTCGAGAGCGGCCCGACGGAGCAAATGTTCCGCAAGCCGCGCGAGAAGCAGACCGAGGACTACATCACTGGGCGGTTCGGCTGA
- a CDS encoding GspE/PulE/PilB domain-containing protein yields MIPKLIQRRGAQHLAEEEAAQTLSAGDAPALNPPRAVVELIPESVARENFVFPVALDGRTLHVATIDPSDILLRDKLSFIFNKDIRFIEYPRADIFRAINEHYGQSETQSVDSMLVEFTDTAIDFTRTENRNPGAAPHTSAPTPRDWRAVRLPHPASASVGKPRKPTQLISAHKLEGIVNDDIELDEMSEAGGGYGLNNSGEERSPNFGRNGVWYYTVEEGQRALMIRKDGRMEVIVGPRRAWIGSNRFERMRHFVAHPGDFLIVRFRDGRQEHIAGPADVWFDPRIHEQITKQEALQLAAKEAVVVYSKAAENQPITRRLVYGPTLFVPAPGEWLHTFSWHGSDGGSQGVRKVAKGLVFQKLWLMPDQMYHDVTDVRTADDAVLTIKLMMFFELLDIDRMLEATHDPIGDFVNAATSDVVDFLGHRTFEGFKKETGLLNELETYRQLNARATQNGYRINKVVYRGYGAPDRLQTMHDQAIEARTKLQLERATEEQAQTLEDFKLTAQMNRAARRRTEQAIEVDTEIDLTRKRQEAERQQKDAERTATREQRRRDAETEQETRRQADERQRAHLAALKEMGVDLTALLTQGRADRVIELRGGKGVSPHLHLDNADGEAS; encoded by the coding sequence ATGATCCCCAAACTCATTCAGCGGCGGGGCGCGCAGCACCTCGCAGAAGAAGAGGCCGCGCAAACACTATCCGCAGGCGACGCACCCGCGTTGAACCCGCCGCGTGCAGTGGTGGAGTTGATCCCCGAATCGGTGGCCCGCGAGAACTTCGTCTTCCCGGTTGCACTCGACGGTCGCACGCTACACGTCGCCACCATCGACCCGTCCGACATCCTGTTACGCGATAAGCTCTCGTTCATCTTCAACAAGGACATCAGGTTCATCGAGTATCCGCGTGCGGACATCTTCCGCGCTATCAACGAGCACTACGGCCAATCAGAAACGCAGTCCGTTGATTCGATGCTCGTCGAGTTCACCGACACGGCAATCGATTTCACGCGAACAGAAAACAGAAACCCCGGCGCCGCGCCGCACACCAGCGCGCCAACGCCGCGCGATTGGCGCGCCGTGCGATTACCTCATCCGGCCTCTGCTTCCGTGGGGAAGCCGCGGAAACCAACACAGCTTATTAGCGCCCACAAGCTCGAAGGCATTGTGAACGACGACATTGAATTGGACGAGATGTCGGAGGCAGGGGGCGGATACGGTTTGAACAATTCCGGCGAAGAACGTTCCCCCAATTTCGGGAGAAACGGTGTGTGGTACTACACGGTCGAAGAGGGGCAGCGCGCCTTGATGATCCGCAAAGACGGTCGCATGGAGGTGATCGTCGGTCCGCGGCGCGCGTGGATCGGCTCTAACCGCTTCGAGCGGATGCGACACTTCGTCGCGCACCCCGGTGATTTCCTCATCGTCCGGTTCCGCGACGGGCGCCAGGAACACATTGCCGGCCCCGCGGACGTGTGGTTCGACCCGCGCATTCACGAACAGATCACCAAGCAAGAAGCCCTGCAACTCGCAGCGAAAGAAGCGGTCGTCGTGTACTCGAAGGCCGCGGAGAATCAGCCGATCACCCGGCGCCTCGTGTACGGCCCCACGCTGTTCGTTCCGGCGCCGGGCGAGTGGCTGCACACGTTTTCGTGGCACGGCTCCGACGGCGGTTCGCAGGGCGTTCGGAAGGTTGCGAAGGGGCTCGTGTTCCAGAAACTCTGGCTGATGCCGGACCAGATGTACCACGACGTGACCGACGTTCGCACCGCTGACGACGCGGTGCTCACCATCAAGCTGATGATGTTTTTCGAGCTACTCGACATCGACCGGATGCTAGAAGCCACGCACGATCCGATCGGTGACTTCGTGAACGCGGCCACGTCGGACGTGGTGGACTTCCTCGGTCACCGCACGTTCGAGGGGTTCAAGAAGGAAACCGGCCTGCTCAACGAATTGGAAACGTACCGGCAGCTTAACGCCCGCGCGACGCAGAACGGGTACCGTATCAACAAAGTGGTCTACCGCGGTTACGGCGCACCGGACCGTCTACAGACGATGCACGATCAGGCGATCGAAGCCCGCACCAAGCTCCAACTCGAACGCGCGACCGAGGAGCAGGCGCAAACACTGGAAGACTTCAAACTGACGGCTCAGATGAACCGCGCGGCCCGTCGGCGCACCGAACAGGCTATTGAGGTGGACACCGAAATCGACCTGACTCGCAAGCGCCAAGAGGCAGAACGGCAACAGAAGGACGCCGAGCGCACTGCGACGCGCGAGCAGCGCCGGCGCGACGCCGAAACCGAGCAGGAGACCCGGCGCCAGGCTGACGAGCGCCAGCGCGCGCACCTCGCCGCGCTCAAAGAGATGGGAGTTGATCTCACTGCGCTACTCACGCAGGGCCGCGCGGATCGCGTGATCGAGCTTCGCGGTGGTAAGGGCGTGAGCCCGCACTTGCACCTCGATAACGCGGACGGTGAAGCTTCGTGA